GGCTATTACTATCCATCTTTTCAGTCGTTTGATGTCACGGTGACAAATAACGATGGAACTTATTCCACTGGGCCGGGGACTTTAACAAGTTACCTGAACGGAATGTACGGCACAATGGTGTATGCCGTTAGTGCTTCCGATCAGCAGCAACAGAACTCAAACGCTAATGCGCAAACCTCCAACATTAATACGTTTTTTGGAGGAAGTTGGAGTTCCGGGTTTGGGTCGAACAGTACGACATATTCAAATAACGAAGACTCCCAATGGAGTTGGGTGACGGGTCAGGCTAACGGTATTGCCAACATCGGCGAATCTCAGAAATTCGCTATGATCCAAAACTCTCTGCAGTGGGTATGCTTGCAGGCAACAATGTCTAGCAATGCATCTGTAGCTCTTCAAAAGAGTTATCAGAATTACTCATTTTCCGAGCTCCAGACAGCCGTTAACGGTGGAACATTTAAGTATACCGATATTTTTACAGGATTGCTGACTGCAGAGGGTGAACAGAACCCATGGACGCAGCAGATGTATACCTCCTATCAGACACTTAATAATGAGATCACTAATAATTCTAAGAATTCCCAGGACGCTGCGATGAACAGCGGTATTATTAATACCGCTGGCAGTTATCTGGCGAATTACGTAACTGGCAATGATAGCCAGATGGCGGATTCAAATTATGCAACGGTTTACACAGATGGGCAGGGATCAAACCAATATCCTGGTTATCTGCCACAAGTAACGTACAGCAAAACTCCTCAAGCTGTTGCATCCATTATCACGGATACATCTGGCAGTGGTGACAGTGTTTCTGCGGGTGTTTATACAGCAGACGGTAGCTCGAATACGGTCAATATTGGTTCTAGCTCTTCATCCAGCTCGTCTGTCACGGCGACTGCTTCTGATTGGTTCTGGACGACATCTGTTTCGGCTTCGATGAGTTCTTCGAACCAGCAGTCGTTCAGTTCATATGATTCTGCCGCTGCTGCTACGACAGGAACATTTGATTACGGTAATCTTTCCTACCAGAGCTGGGATATTCCTCAGACAGGCAACAACGCCTGGTTGTTGGTCACACAGATTCAACAAGCCGTCGCTAACAGCACGCCGTATGTTTATTCCCCAAGTTTTGGAGGTGGGTACGGCTGGACCAACTCGCAAGATGCTTCGACTTATACAGCGGAAGGTTTGAGCTACATGAAATCCCTTGCATTCTCAGGGGATCCCACCACAACGATCACGGTTCAATCTAATTCCAATGGCTCGACTTATTGGTCTGAGAGCAATTATTCAAGTTCCAGTTACGCTGCATCAGGTGGCTTCTCTTTTGGTGATTGGTTTGGAGGGGTAGGTGTTGGTGCATCAACTAGCAGCAGTTCGACGTATGCAGATGCTCAAAGTAGCTCAACGTGGAATGCTGCTTCCAACACAGCAACTCTGGTCAGCCAGCCGTTAGGTCCTATTGCCACAACGGTGAACAATCCAAATGCTGGTTATCCTGCGATGCAGGTTGGTGCAGGAATTGTTGATGTGGTTGCAGCCAACTCTAATTACAGCTCTTCTGCATCTTCCAGAGGAAAGGTCAAAACGAATTGGCATAATGTTGACCCTGCCAATAGTGGTAAGAACATCAGGATGGACGCCGAAGACAATATTGTCTTTGGAAGTTCAAAGCGGGATGTTATTAAGGCTTCTAAAGGTGATGATGAGCTCTTTGGTCACTCTGGCCGTGATGTGCTCAGTGGTGGTAAGGGCGATGACTTTCTCTCAGGCGGTAAAGGCAAAGATACTTACCAGGGTGGACCTGGTAAAGATTACTATGAACTGAATGCTGATCACTTTGGAACAGGCTTGATTACAATTATGGACTTTAACCCAAGGCGCGATACTCTCTGGTTTGTGCATGTTAACGATGATCTGTTGACTACAAAAAATAAGGGTATTTACTATGATGGCGAAAAAGTGGCTAAAATTTCTAATCTCAATAAAGTCCAAGTAGCTTCTATTGTTGAGGACAATTCGTCCTTCGTTGGTTGATCTAATTCCTCAAGATTAACTTCTTTGTTTCAGGCGTCTGCCGAGAGGTAGGCGCTTTTTCTTTACTTGATTTCGCATATTCTCAAGATGGTAGTTCAAAGTGTCAGCGAGGCTATTGATCTAGTTCTTCAGGACAACGTGCAGGCGTTATACGGTAATCTTCAGCCTGGGCTTCAATTTCAAACTGTAGGCGCGGGTGGTAGTCAATTGGTATATCCACAAGGAACCCTAGAGGTTGACTCTGTTGCACAATATTACTATCCAACTTTTGCTAGTTTTAATAAGCGCGTAAATATTGGAGACGGCCCTAGTTTTCAGGTTTCAAGTGCGAATTTTGCCTCCTACTTGGGGCAGTTTTATTCGACGCTTGTGTATGGACTGTCTAGTGCTCAATATCAGCAATTAGCAGATGAGCAGAATCAGCAAAATCAGTCAATCAGTGACTTGTTTCAATCCATGATTGGTGGGTTGGGGGTCGAATCACCATTGTGGGCTGAAGCGGGTGGATTGCAGTCGTCATGGTCTTGGCCAAGCATTCAGTACGGATTTGACGATCCGGAGACGCCAAGCGATCAAGACTTGCCTGTCAACACGCAATGGTCTGTCTTGACCAATTCCATTTCATACATTTGCAAAGTTGCATCAATTAATAGCTCTATCGCTCTACAGCCTGCCTACCAATCAATCCCCTGGTCTTCCCTCTCGTCTCAATTGTCGGGGGGATTGATCGATAACTGGGATCTGGTCTTTACGGAAGACTTGACGAGCGATTTCAAGAATCCTTGGGATAATGATTCGTATCAAGACTACAAGAATATTCTGTGGAGCCTGGATCAATCAAGTCAGTTGGTGACGGATCAAGCCGTGTACTCCGCTGAGGTGAATAGTGCATCTTCTTATTTGAATAATTACATCACTGGAAATGAATTGCAGTTGGAGAATAATTCTTTGTACGTTGAAGTTGCAAATGCATCCACGAGTGGATATCCGTCAGTTATCCCTTCTGTGTCTTATTATTATACGTCAGATTATGTTCAATTCATTCTGGATGGTTTGGGGGACACGATTTCGATGCAAACGTTGGCAGTAGATTCTGCTGATTTTGAAGGTGTTGACATAACATCCCAAGGTGTTTCGGATCAGCGTGCTCAGTCCAGTATTAATGATTGGGGATTTGTTCAAAATAGTTCGAATGGATCTGCCTCAGGACAGACCGATATCAGTTCTTATGATGCTACGGTTTCTGTTGTTTCTGGAGCTTTTGATTTCGAAAACGTTGGTGTTCAGTTATGGCTCCCTGTCACGCAGGGCAATTCTGCTTGGTTGTTAGTCGATGCAATTCAAGATGCTGTGGATAATCAGACGCCATATATTTATTCCTCAAATTTTCAAGGGGGATATGGCTGGACAAGTAGTAGTGATGCGCAGGTATTTACAGAGCAGGGTGTTGCATATATTTCTGCCATAGTATACGCGGGGTCCGCGGTTTCCACGATAACGGGCGAGTCTTCTGATATTCAGATGTGGTCTCAGTCAGCACTTGATTCTGCTGGTTTAAGTACCAATCTGGGTGTCAATTTTGCGGATTGGTACGGTTCCTCCATCACGAGTTCTCAATCTTCTGCTCAGAATGTTGAGTCGAACTTGTCGACGATAGCTAGCCAATCTGGTTCACAGTTTCAGCTCGTGAGTAACCCTATGGGGCCAATATCATCTCTGGGTGCAACTCCTGCGGGCGGTATGCCCGCAGTTCAATTGGCTATGGGGTTTCAAGTAATTGCTGAGCCCAACAGTGCCTATGATCAATCAGGGTCTCAAAATCGCACTTTTAGGGCATCCAGTCCCAAGCGTTCAAAGGCTCGGCGGTGCTCCTGTGCAGCTGATGTGATCGAAGACAGTTTATGGGTTTGGGCCAGTCAAAAAAAATCATGCAAAAAGATTATTCTCAATGATGACGATAATATTTTGTTCGGATCGCGTTCTCGGGATCATGCCAGAGGTTCCGACGGAGATGATGATTTATTTGGGCATGAACGTGCCGATATCTTAAAAGGTGGACGTGGGAGTGATTTCATATCCGGTGGTGTCGGTGTGAATCAGCTTCACGGTGGAGCTGGGCCTGATTCTTTTGAATTTGATGCGCATAATTTTTCAAAAGGTTTTAAGCATAAAATTAAAGATTTTAAGACCCATAAAGACGTTCTTTGGTTTACAAAAGGTTGGCAGCCGTCACAGATTACTGTAAGGAATAATAAATTGCGTTTTGCGGATAAAACGATTGGCATCTTGGAAGGTCTGCAAAAGAGTGAAGTTATCGCTGCTTTAGAGGACGCGGTGTTTCTCTAGTGATCTATTTTGGCTGTGTTTATAAGTATGCTCTCCATTCCTTACTTGCTCTTTTTTCACTATCCAATGTTAACTGATTTTTCTTGCAATATCTTGTATTGAGCTTATTGCTTGTGTTTTTGCATTATCTTTTGTTCTATTTTGCTGCGCGTTGTTTGGGTGGTTTTTGTTTGACCTGAATCCAATATTCTTCTCTCTGCTTTGATTTGTTGTGCTGTCTGGGCTTTGATGGGGGCGAGTTGGTGTTGAGAATCAAGAAGTAAGGCTGTTGCAGCTCGTGACGGCGGCCTCCAGTGCAGCAATCCTCGTGCTTTGCAGATTTGTGAAGCCAAAGTCACGTAAGCGGCGTTGCAAAGCTGGTTTGGCTCCAGCAACAATGGTTTGCCGTCCCAGGTTCTGTGCTTCATCGATCATTCGTTCGATAGCCAATGTGGCGGTAATTCCTATACGGGGAACATTGGTTAAATCCAGGATCAGGCATTTGCAGGTTCTAATTTTTCCTATGCGTGAAGATATCCCTTTAGCGGCGCCGAAGCTGAGGGGGCCATCCAGTCGGAAGTACATCAGCTGATCCCCGCAGGACCGGATCAGGTCTTTTTCGTGTTCCGTGAGGTTGTGATGTTGTTGGTCCTTGTGGTTCTCCGGATTGGCTTGATCAATTTCATCCAGTTGTACCTGGGTGATCGAATCGACAGTCAACAGATTGGCCACGAACATCCCCACCAACACGCCCCAGATCAGGTCCCAGAACACAGTCATCAACAGAACGGCGTACATCAGGGCGGCCGTTTTCGCTGACAGGCGATGGGCGCGCAGCAGAAAGCCCCAGTCGATGATGTCAAGCCCGACTTTGATCAGGATCCCCGCAAGCAGTGCCGTGGGGATCTGGGCTGCGAGAGGTCCTGCCCCCAGCAGCACGAGCAGAAGAACAAGGGAATGGGTCATGCCTGACCAGGGCGTCTGTCCCCCGGACTTGATGTTGATGACCGTTCGCATCGTGGCTCCAGCGCCCGGGAGGCCAGACAGGAACCCGGCCGCTGTGTTGGCGATTCCCTGGCCGATCAGTTCACGGTTGGAGTCGTGGTTGGTCTGGGTGATGTTGTCGGCCACCAGGGAGGTGAGCAACGAGTCGATGGCCCCTAGCAGAGCGAGAACCATCCCCGCTTTCACCAGCTCCGGCAGGTGCCGGCTGAAATCGGGTATCACCAGTTGCAAGCCGCCTCCGGGGATCGCTCCGATCCGGGCGATGGGTTCAAGGCCGAGTTCCAGCAGCCGGTTGTCGTTGAACAGCACCAACGACAACGGCGTCACGATCAGCAGCGCCAGCAGAGGCGTCGGCACCCATTGACGGACGCGGAGAGGGGTTAGAAACACCACCGCGAGCGTCATCAATCCAACGGCGAGAGCGGCAGGATTCCAGCTTGGTGAGCTGATCAGCGATTGGAGTGATGCAACGACGCCGCCCCGCGTGCTCACCCCAATGAAGGGCCCGAGTTGCAGCACCAGGATGATGAAACCGATTCCCGACATGAAGCCGGAGACCACCGAATAGGGCACCAGGGTGATGAAGCGCCCCAGCCGCAGCACCCCAAGCAGGGCCTCAAACACACCACCGATGACCACGGCGGCCATGACCAGCGGCAGCATCTCGCCGGCACTTAGGTCACGACTGATTCCGACAGCGGCCAGGCTGGACACAATGCCCGCCACGGTGACGCTCATCGGTCCGGTGGGTCCGCTGACCTGGGCGGGAGTTCCCCCAAGCAGGGCCGCCAGAAATCCGGTAACGATGGCGCCGTAGAGGCCATAAATGGCGCCTCCTGGCCCAAGAGCCGCATTGCCGAAGGCCAGGGCGAGGGGCAACGCGACCACAGCTGCCGTCAGGCCTCCGAGCAGGTCGCCTCGGATGTTGCGTTGATGCAGACCGTTAATCAGAGCCATGTCAGTTCAGGCCGCTCCAGCGGCTCAGAACATCCAGGGACTGAACGCCAACTTTTTGGCGTCCATCGCGAAGAACCCACGTTGGATAGGCCCGGATCTCTGCTGCGTTGCAGGCTTCGGCTTGCTTCGGCAGCTGCTTGGGCTTGCGGCACTCCACGTAGGGCAGCTCCGCTCCAGCCTGTTTGCCGAAAAGATTCATCTGTTTGAAGCAGGCCGGACAGGTCCAAGCGCCGTAAAACCGGGCTCCTATCGCCTTGAGATGCTGCGTCAGTTCGATGGCCTCGGGGCTGGAGGCGCGCAGGGGCTCCCCGATCGTGCTGGTCCATGGAGCGGCAAGGCCCCGCAGGACGTCTCCGCCGGCTGCGAGCAGCACGGTTGCCAGCAGGGATGAAGCAACGCCTCTCATGCTGATGCAGCTAATGGCCCGAAGCTAGGTCGCATTGTTGCGTTCGGGCTTCCCTCCATGCGGAAGCAACAACGCGGGGCTTGTTGCGGTGAGACTGGGGGCACCACTGAATGGGTATGGCAGGCAGCGGATACAAGGACTATTTCCAGGTGCTGGGTGTCGATCGCAGTGCCGACGCCAATGCCATCAAGAAAGCTTTCCGCAGCCTGGCGCGCAAATATCACCCTGACGTCAACCCCGGCGATGCGCAGGCCGAGGCACGTTTCAAGGAGATCAGTGAGGCTTATGAAGTTCTCTCCGACCCGGAGAAACGGCGGCGTTATGAGCAATTCGGTCAGTACTGGAATCAAGCCGGCGGCATGGGTGGGGGTGGAGCCCCCGGTATGGACGTCGACTTCGGCCGCTACGGCAACTTCGACGATTTCATCAACGACCTGCTGGGCCGATTCGGTGGACCGGCCGGAGGTGGTTTTCAAGGAGGTGGATTCCCCGGAGGCGGATTCGCAGGGGGCGGATTCCCCCGTGGAGCCCAGCCCTCACGCCCTCCGGTGAATCTGGATGCGGAGGCCTCGGTGAATGTGAGTTTTGCTGAAGCCTTTCGAGGTGGCGAGCGCAGCCTCTCGGTGAACAACGAGCGCGTTCAAGTTCGCATTCCTGCCGGCGTGAAAAACGGCTCTCGATTGCGTCTGAAGGGCAAAGGAAACCTGCAACCCGGAACAGGTCGACGCGGCGATCTTTACCTCAATCTGAAGGTTCAGGAGCACCCGATCTGGCGCTTGGAGTCAGATCAGCTGCGTGCTGATCTGCCCGTGAGCCTCGATGAACTGGCCCTCGGAGGGATGGTCTCCGTGATGACCCCGGATGGTGAAGCGCAGGTGAGCATTCCGGCAGGCACCGCCCCAGGGCGCAGCCTTCGGCTCAAGGGCAAAGGTTGGCCCGCGACGTCAGGTCGCGGTGATCTCCTTCTGACGTTGACTTTGGCCATGCCCCCGTCTTGGAGTGAGGAGGAGCGTCGTTTGCTTGAGCAGTTGCGGGCCAAGCGCACGGGACATCCACGTCAAGAGTGGCTTCGCTCCGCGGCTCTTTGATCGGGTGACCCTTACGATCACACCTTGTGTTTGGGTCTGATGGAGCTCACCTACCGCCCCCGTCGTCTTCGGCGTACGCCAGCGTTACGCGCCATGGTGCGTGAGCACAGCCTCTCGGCTGCAGATTTCATCTACCCCCTCTTTGTCCATGAGGGCGCCGAGGTGGAGCCGATCGGTGCCATGCCAGGTGCCAGCCGTTGGAGTCTGGAAGCCCTGACCGGCGAAGTGCAGCGCGCTTA
The Synechococcus sp. PROS-U-1 DNA segment above includes these coding regions:
- a CDS encoding SulP family inorganic anion transporter produces the protein MALINGLHQRNIRGDLLGGLTAAVVALPLALAFGNAALGPGGAIYGLYGAIVTGFLAALLGGTPAQVSGPTGPMSVTVAGIVSSLAAVGISRDLSAGEMLPLVMAAVVIGGVFEALLGVLRLGRFITLVPYSVVSGFMSGIGFIILVLQLGPFIGVSTRGGVVASLQSLISSPSWNPAALAVGLMTLAVVFLTPLRVRQWVPTPLLALLIVTPLSLVLFNDNRLLELGLEPIARIGAIPGGGLQLVIPDFSRHLPELVKAGMVLALLGAIDSLLTSLVADNITQTNHDSNRELIGQGIANTAAGFLSGLPGAGATMRTVINIKSGGQTPWSGMTHSLVLLLVLLGAGPLAAQIPTALLAGILIKVGLDIIDWGFLLRAHRLSAKTAALMYAVLLMTVFWDLIWGVLVGMFVANLLTVDSITQVQLDEIDQANPENHKDQQHHNLTEHEKDLIRSCGDQLMYFRLDGPLSFGAAKGISSRIGKIRTCKCLILDLTNVPRIGITATLAIERMIDEAQNLGRQTIVAGAKPALQRRLRDFGFTNLQSTRIAALEAAVTSCNSLTS
- a CDS encoding DnaJ C-terminal domain-containing protein encodes the protein MAGSGYKDYFQVLGVDRSADANAIKKAFRSLARKYHPDVNPGDAQAEARFKEISEAYEVLSDPEKRRRYEQFGQYWNQAGGMGGGGAPGMDVDFGRYGNFDDFINDLLGRFGGPAGGGFQGGGFPGGGFAGGGFPRGAQPSRPPVNLDAEASVNVSFAEAFRGGERSLSVNNERVQVRIPAGVKNGSRLRLKGKGNLQPGTGRRGDLYLNLKVQEHPIWRLESDQLRADLPVSLDELALGGMVSVMTPDGEAQVSIPAGTAPGRSLRLKGKGWPATSGRGDLLLTLTLAMPPSWSEEERRLLEQLRAKRTGHPRQEWLRSAAL
- a CDS encoding vitamin K epoxide reductase; this translates as MRGVASSLLATVLLAAGGDVLRGLAAPWTSTIGEPLRASSPEAIELTQHLKAIGARFYGAWTCPACFKQMNLFGKQAGAELPYVECRKPKQLPKQAEACNAAEIRAYPTWVLRDGRQKVGVQSLDVLSRWSGLN